GGGCTCATCGACGACATCCTCTTCGTGCACCCCAAGGACATGCAAGACGGCAAGATCGAGATCACCGAGCGCGACATCACGACCAACCTGCCCTACGTGGCGACCGCGCACATGGTCTTCGATCACCACGAGAGCGAGACCATACGCAACAGCGGCGCCCGCAGCAATCACGTGATCGATGCCAAGGCCGACTCCGCGGCACGCGTGGTCTACGACTACTATGGCGGGGCCGCCACGTTTCCCGATGTCTCCGACGAGATGATGACGGCCGTCGACAAGGCCGACCAGGCGCGCTACTCGATCAAGGACATCTACGACGCGCAAGGCTGGGAGCTGCTGAGCTTCATCATGGACCCCCGCACCGGCCTGGGGCGGTTTCGCGATTTCACGGTGTCGAACTACCAGCTGATGATGGAGCTCATCGACCACTGCCAGAAGCTGACCATCGATCAGATCCTCGCTCTCCCGAGCGTGAACGAGCGCATCGAGCTCTACCGCGATCACAACAGCCGCCATCGCGAACAGGT
This is a stretch of genomic DNA from Pseudomonadota bacterium. It encodes these proteins:
- a CDS encoding exopolyphosphatase yields the protein MVTRSDFDGLVCAVLLREKGLIDDILFVHPKDMQDGKIEITERDITTNLPYVATAHMVFDHHESETIRNSGARSNHVIDAKADSAARVVYDYYGGAATFPDVSDEMMTAVDKADQARYSIKDIYDAQGWELLSFIMDPRTGLGRFRDFTVSNYQLMMELIDHCQKLTIDQILALPSVNERIELYRDHNSRHREQVERCAKVHDNCVVLDLRNEETIWAGNRFTLYASFMQCNISIHVMWGRERLNTVFALGKSILNKRGPAASFNIGEICLRYGGGGHRNAGTCQVPNDVAEEVLGELVSTLSGKKLRL